From one Sphaeramia orbicularis chromosome 9, fSphaOr1.1, whole genome shotgun sequence genomic stretch:
- the LOC115425349 gene encoding membrane-associated phosphatidylinositol transfer protein 2 isoform X5 → MLIKEYRIPMPMSVEEYRIAQLYMIQKKSREESCGEGSGVEILENKPYTDGPGGTGQYTHKVYHIGMHIPSWFRSILPKAALRVEEESWNAYPYTRTRYTCPFVEKFSIDIETYYKPDTGNQADVFNMSGAEKRQRSIDPIDIVTDPIPPHEYKAEEDPRLYKSMKTQRGPLRDDWIEEYNNNPGKSPIMCAYKLCKVEFRYWGMQSKIERFIHDVGLRKVMVRAHRQAWCWQDEWYGLTMEDIRQLELETQLTLARKMAQFSQAEEATEANGGAPSPDKEQEAKEAISSIEAEEVVVSSGGETLQPRGVLTKQWSTSSRSSRSSKRGVSPSRHSISEWRMQSIARDSDDSSDEEFFDAHEDLSDGEEVFPKEIAKWNSNDLMDKIEAADTEETPGELFKEMTVDYERAASEDRLDEMRGSLSGQADSSPIPTIMVTRHQSESTSQQCLQPSKIHVLILVLHGGNILDTGGGDQSSKQADVNTISTAFDTVMRVHYPAALGRIAIRLVPCPAICAEAFSLVSNLSPYSYDEGCLSSSQDHIPLAALPLLATSAPPYQDAVATVIVRANQVYADFIKSLDGAAFSGQVCLIGDCVGGILGFDALCSSNQTVTESQNSSRRGSVISVQDQDLLSPGIIVNSGHGSSSPTLEGSRHLSRSNIDMPRAGTGDDTKRQLQRKRSDSSTYEMDTIKQHQAFLSSLHSSVLRSDAASRRSSSSTMLDGCSLGKFDFEVSDFFLFGSPLGLVLALRKTVIPMLDVAQLRPACQQVYNLFHPADPSASRLEPLLERKFHLLPPFNVPRYQRFPLGDGNSALLDVVQSHGGVFMDSSYPSSPVTGPLSRGQRRASEVSIASQVSGMADSYTATNIANTKSFQINQTKKLSLLSQIALTSQNKFFLKSPPKSRKKGGAVLTPGSPDAGLVAEQDCVTETSGTLSPVDQYETCLSAGLDCAISDLVSLDSQAEVEQVAARWWGTKRLDFALYCPDALTAFPTVALPHLFHASYWESTDVVSFLLRQVMRHENSSILELDGKEVSEFTPSKPREKWLRKRTHVKIRNVTANHRVNDAVFTEDNQQVVTGRFMYGPLDMVTLAGEKVDLHIMTQPPSGEWVYFSTEVTNSSGRVSFVIPDDRRLGIGVYPVKMVVRGDHTFADSYLTVIPRGTEFVVFSIDGSFAASVSIMGSDPKVRAGAVDVVRHWQDLGYMIIYVTGRPDMQKQRVVAWLSQHNFPHGIVSFCDGLVHDPLRHKANFLKSLTEAHMKIFAGYGSTKDISVYTSIGLPPSQIYIVGRPSKKMQNQCQFITEGYAAHLSQLEYNHRSRPAKSSSARMVLRKGSFGLGANSDFLRKRNHLLRTISSQPAPSSPTGNIHNRPERTQSQSDSERLERERLERTHSHNQGATQRSMSITASCWGRSSSTKLEPGLFSPK, encoded by the exons ATGCTTATCAAGGAGTACCGCATCCCCATGCCCATGAGTGTGGAGGAGTACCGCATCGCCCAGCTCTATATGATCCAG AAAAAGAGCAGAGAAGAGAGCTGTGGTGAAGGTAGTGGGGTGGAGATCCTTGAAAATAAGCCCTACACAGATGGACCTGGTGGGACGGGCCAGTACACCCATAAGGTCTACCACATTGGCATGCACATTCCCAGCTGGTTCCGCTCCATCCTGCCCAAAGCAGCGCTAAGAGTCGAAGAAGAATCCTGGAATGCCTATCCTTATACTCGTACCAG ATACACGTGTCCCTTTGTTGAGAAATTCTCCATTGACATTGAGACATACTACAAACCTGATACAGGAAACCAAGCAGATGTCTTTAACATGTCTGGGGCAGAGAAGAGGCAGAGGAGCATTG ACCCAATCGACATTGTGACAGATCCCATCCCCCCTCACGAGTACAAAGCTGAGGAGGACCCACGGCTCTACAAGTCAATGAAGACCCAGAGGGGTCCTCTGCGGGATGACTGGATAGAGGAATACAACAATAACCCAGGGAAGTCTCCCATCATGTGTGCCTACAAACTGTGTAAAGTGGAATTCCGGTACTGGGGCATGCAGTCTAAGATTGAACGCTTCATCCATGATGTTG GACTGAGGAAGGTGATGGTGCGTGCCCACCGGCAGGCCTGGTGCTGGCAAGATGAGTGGTACGGTCTGACCATGGAGGACATCAGGCAGCTGGAGCTGGAAACCCAGCTGACCCTGGCCCGGAAGATGGCTCAGTTCAGTCAGGCAGAGGAGGCTACCGAAGCTAACGGAGGTGCACCATCGCCAGATAAAGAACAGGAGGCGAAAGAGGCGATCAGCTCCATTGAAGCTGAGGAGGTTGTGGTCAGCTCAGGCGGAGAGACGCTGCAGCCAAGAGGTGTCCTCACCAAGCAGTGGTCCACCTCATCTCGATCCTCCCGCTCATCCAAGAGAGGAG tgAGTCCATCACGTCACAGCATTTCAGAGTGGAGGATGCAGAGCATAGCACGAGACTCAGATGACAGCTCGGATGAGGAGTTCTTCGATGCTCATG AGGATCTCTCAGATGGAGAGGAGGTCTTCCCAAAGGAAATTGCCAAGTGGAACTCCAATGACCTTATGGACAAGATCGAAGCTGCAGACACAGAGGAAACACCTG gtgagCTGTTCAAGGAAATGACAGTGGACTATGAAAGAGCAGCCAGTGAGGACAGACTAGATGAG ATGCGTGGCTCTCTTAGCGGCCAAGCTGATAGCTCTCCCATTCCCACCATCATGGTAACAAGGCACCAGTCA GAGAGCACGTCCCAGCAGTGTCTGCAGCCTTCAAAGATCCATGTGCTGATCTTGGTTCTTCATGGAGGGAACATCCTGGATACAGGCGGGGGGGACCAGAGCAGCAAACAGGCTGACGTCAACACCATTAGTACGGCTTTCGACACAGTCATGCGTGTTCACTACCCTGCTGCGCTGGGACGCATCGCCATCCGCTTGGTGCCCTGCCCTGCCATCTGTGCTGAGGCCTTCTCCCTGGTGTCCAA TTTGAGTCCATACAGCTATGATGAGGGATGTCTCTCCAGCAGTCAGGACCACATCCCCCTGGCTGCTCTGCCTCTTTTGGCCACATCTGCGCCACCGTACCAGGACGCCGTGGCTACGGTCATCGTCAGAGCCAATCAGGTGTATGCAGACTTCATCAAGTCTCTGGATGGAGCAGCCTTCTCTGGCCAG GTGTGCCTCATTGGGGACTGTGTAGGAGGAATCTTAGGGTTCGATGCACTGTGCAGTAGCAATCAGACTGTTACTGAAAGTCAGAACAGCAGTCGCAGAGGTAGCGTCATCAGCGTACAG GACCAGGACCTCCTATCTCCAGGCATCATTGTCAACAGTGGCCACGGATCATCCTCCCCAACGTTGGAGGGCAGCCGCCACCTCAGCCGCAGTAACATTGACATGCCTCGTGCCGGCACAGGTGACGACACCAAGAGACAGCTGCAGCGTAAGAGAAGCGATTCGTCAACTTATGAAATGGACACGATCAAACAGCACCAAGCCTTCTTGTCCAG CTTACACTCCAGTGTCTTGCGAAGTGATGCAGCTTCACGCAGGTCCAGCAGCAGCACTATGCTAGATGGATGCTCCCTGGGGAAGTTTGACTTTGAGGTGTCCGACTTTTTCCTGTTTGGCTCTCCACTGGGCCTTGTACTTGCGCTGAGAAAAACCGTTATTCCAATGCTGGATG TGGCCCAGCTGCGTCCCGCTTGCCAGCAGGTCTACAACCTTTTCCACCCAGCCGACCCCTCTGCATCTCGCCTGGAGCCACTTCTGGAGAGGAAGTTTCATCTCCTCCCTCCCTTCAACGTGCCCCGATACCAACGCTTCCCCCTGGGAGATGGAAACTCAGCTCTGCTGG ATGTTGTTCAGTCTCATGGTGGTGTCTTCATGGACAGTTCGTACCCCTCATCCCCTGTAACGGGCCCCCTCTCCCGGGGCCAGCGGAGGGCCAGTGAGGTCAGCATTGCCAGCCAGGTCTCAGGAATGGCAGACAGTTACACTGCCACCAACATAGCCAACA CTAAATCATTCCAAATTAACCAAACCAAAAAGTTGAGCCTTTTGTCTCAAATTGCCTTGACATCACAAAACAAATTCTTCCTGAAAAGTCCCCCTAAGTCCCGTAAGAAAGGTGGGGCTGTCCTGACCCCGGGATCTCCTGATGCAGGTCTTGTGGCAGAGCAGGACTGTGTCACAGAGACCAGTGGCACTCTAAGTCCCGTTGACCAGTATGAGACCTGCTTGTCTGCGGGCCTGGACTGTGCTATATCTGATCTGGTCTCACTGGATTCCCAGGCTGAAGTGGAGCAAG TTGCAGCACGTTGGTGGGGTACAAAGCGGCTGGATTTTGCCCTGTACTGCCCCGATGCTCTGACTGCTTTCCCCACTGTGGCTTTGCCGCACCTCTTCCACGCATCGTACTGGGAGTCCACCGATGTTGTGTCTTTTCTCTTGAGACAG GTCATGAGGCATGAAAACTCCAGCATCCTGGAACTGGATGGGAAAGAAGTGTCTGAATTCACACCATCTAAACCTCGAGAAAAATGGCTCCGCAAGAGGACGCATGTAAAAATCAGG AACGTGACTGCCAACCATCGTGTAAATGACGCAGTGTTCACTGAAGACAACCAGCAGGTTGTAACAGGTCGCTTCATGTACGGTCCTCTGGACATGGTCACTCTAGCCGGAGAAAAG GTTGACCTCCATATTATGACTCAGCCTCCATCAGGAGAGTGGGTGTACTTCAGCACAGAGGTGACCAACAGCAGTGGGCGTGTGTCTTTTGTCATCCCAGATGACAGACGCCTGGGGATTGGAGTCTATCCTGTCAAAATGGTTGTGAG AGGTGACCACACATTTGCAGACAGCTACCTGACGGTTATTCCTCGTGGCACAGAGTTTGTGGTGTTCAGCATTGACGGCTCATTTGCTGCCAGTGTTTCCATCATGGGCAGCGACCCCAAAGTGCGGGCCGGAGCTGTGGACGTCGTCAG GCACTGGCAGGATTTAGGCTACATGATCATCTACGTGACAGGACGTCCAGACATGCAGAAGCAGCGGGTAGTGGCTTGGTTGTCTCAGCACAACTTCCCTCATGGGATTGTGTCCTTCTGTGATGGATTGGTTCACGACCCCCTCAGACACAAAGCCAACTTCCTCAAGTCCCTGACAGAG GCTCACATGAAGATTTTTGCTGGTTACGGATCAACCAAAGACATTTCAGTCTACACATCCATTGGCCTCCCTCCATCCCAAATATATATAGTTGGTAGACCTTCCAAGAAGATGCAGAACCAGTGCCAG TTCATAACAGAGGGATATGCAGCTCATTTGTCCCAGCTGGAGTACAACCACCGCTCTCGACCAGCCAAGTCCAGCAGTGCACGCATGGTGCTGCGTAAAGGCAGCTTCGGCCTGGGTGCAAACAGCGACTTCCTGAGGAAACGAAACCACCTTCTGCGCACCATCTCCTCGCAGCCGGCCCCCAGCTCTCCAACAGGCAACATCCACAACAGACCAGAGCGCACACAGAGCCAGTCTGACAGCGAGCGTCTGGAGCGGGAGCGTCTGGAGCGCACTCACAGCCATAACCAGGGAGCAACCCAGCGCAGTATGAGCATCACTGCGAGCTGCTGGGGCCGCAGCAGCAGCACGAAGCTGGAACCGGGTCTTTTCAGCCCAAAATGA
- the LOC115425349 gene encoding membrane-associated phosphatidylinositol transfer protein 2 isoform X3 — translation MLIKEYRIPMPMSVEEYRIAQLYMIQKKSREESCGEGSGVEILENKPYTDGPGGTGQYTHKVYHIGMHIPSWFRSILPKAALRVEEESWNAYPYTRTRYTCPFVEKFSIDIETYYKPDTGNQADVFNMSGAEKRQRSIDPIDIVTDPIPPHEYKAEEDPRLYKSMKTQRGPLRDDWIEEYNNNPGKSPIMCAYKLCKVEFRYWGMQSKIERFIHDVGLRKVMVRAHRQAWCWQDEWYGLTMEDIRQLELETQLTLARKMAQFSQAEEATEANGGAPSPDKEQEAKEAISSIEAEEVVVSSGGETLQPRGVLTKQWSTSSRSSRSSKRGVSPSRHSISEWRMQSIARDSDDSSDEEFFDAHEDLSDGEEVFPKEIAKWNSNDLMDKIEAADTEETPGELFKEMTVDYERAASEDRLDEESTSQQCLQPSKIHVLILVLHGGNILDTGGGDQSSKQADVNTISTAFDTVMRVHYPAALGRIAIRLVPCPAICAEAFSLVSNLSPYSYDEGCLSSSQDHIPLAALPLLATSAPPYQDAVATVIVRANQVYADFIKSLDGAAFSGQVCLIGDCVGGILGFDALCSSNQTVTESQNSSRRGSVISVQDQDLLSPGIIVNSGHGSSSPTLEGSRHLSRSNIDMPRAGTGDDTKRQLQRKRSDSSTYEMDTIKQHQAFLSSLHSSVLRSDAASRRSSSSTMLDGCSLGKFDFEVSDFFLFGSPLGLVLALRKTVIPMLDVAQLRPACQQVYNLFHPADPSASRLEPLLERKFHLLPPFNVPRYQRFPLGDGNSALLVETVQSNAQLLLDSGLPLSLRCQETISETCIPVPVLNWQESSLKATPATMESDVVQSHGGVFMDSSYPSSPVTGPLSRGQRRASEVSIASQVSGMADSYTATNIANTKSFQINQTKKLSLLSQIALTSQNKFFLKSPPKSRKKGGAVLTPGSPDAGLVAEQDCVTETSGTLSPVDQYETCLSAGLDCAISDLVSLDSQAEVEQVAARWWGTKRLDFALYCPDALTAFPTVALPHLFHASYWESTDVVSFLLRQVMRHENSSILELDGKEVSEFTPSKPREKWLRKRTHVKIRNVTANHRVNDAVFTEDNQQVVTGRFMYGPLDMVTLAGEKVDLHIMTQPPSGEWVYFSTEVTNSSGRVSFVIPDDRRLGIGVYPVKMVVRGDHTFADSYLTVIPRGTEFVVFSIDGSFAASVSIMGSDPKVRAGAVDVVRHWQDLGYMIIYVTGRPDMQKQRVVAWLSQHNFPHGIVSFCDGLVHDPLRHKANFLKSLTEAHMKIFAGYGSTKDISVYTSIGLPPSQIYIVGRPSKKMQNQCQFITEGYAAHLSQLEYNHRSRPAKSSSARMVLRKGSFGLGANSDFLRKRNHLLRTISSQPAPSSPTGNIHNRPERTQSQSDSERLERERLERTHSHNQGATQRSMSITASCWGRSSSTKLEPGLFSPK, via the exons ATGCTTATCAAGGAGTACCGCATCCCCATGCCCATGAGTGTGGAGGAGTACCGCATCGCCCAGCTCTATATGATCCAG AAAAAGAGCAGAGAAGAGAGCTGTGGTGAAGGTAGTGGGGTGGAGATCCTTGAAAATAAGCCCTACACAGATGGACCTGGTGGGACGGGCCAGTACACCCATAAGGTCTACCACATTGGCATGCACATTCCCAGCTGGTTCCGCTCCATCCTGCCCAAAGCAGCGCTAAGAGTCGAAGAAGAATCCTGGAATGCCTATCCTTATACTCGTACCAG ATACACGTGTCCCTTTGTTGAGAAATTCTCCATTGACATTGAGACATACTACAAACCTGATACAGGAAACCAAGCAGATGTCTTTAACATGTCTGGGGCAGAGAAGAGGCAGAGGAGCATTG ACCCAATCGACATTGTGACAGATCCCATCCCCCCTCACGAGTACAAAGCTGAGGAGGACCCACGGCTCTACAAGTCAATGAAGACCCAGAGGGGTCCTCTGCGGGATGACTGGATAGAGGAATACAACAATAACCCAGGGAAGTCTCCCATCATGTGTGCCTACAAACTGTGTAAAGTGGAATTCCGGTACTGGGGCATGCAGTCTAAGATTGAACGCTTCATCCATGATGTTG GACTGAGGAAGGTGATGGTGCGTGCCCACCGGCAGGCCTGGTGCTGGCAAGATGAGTGGTACGGTCTGACCATGGAGGACATCAGGCAGCTGGAGCTGGAAACCCAGCTGACCCTGGCCCGGAAGATGGCTCAGTTCAGTCAGGCAGAGGAGGCTACCGAAGCTAACGGAGGTGCACCATCGCCAGATAAAGAACAGGAGGCGAAAGAGGCGATCAGCTCCATTGAAGCTGAGGAGGTTGTGGTCAGCTCAGGCGGAGAGACGCTGCAGCCAAGAGGTGTCCTCACCAAGCAGTGGTCCACCTCATCTCGATCCTCCCGCTCATCCAAGAGAGGAG tgAGTCCATCACGTCACAGCATTTCAGAGTGGAGGATGCAGAGCATAGCACGAGACTCAGATGACAGCTCGGATGAGGAGTTCTTCGATGCTCATG AGGATCTCTCAGATGGAGAGGAGGTCTTCCCAAAGGAAATTGCCAAGTGGAACTCCAATGACCTTATGGACAAGATCGAAGCTGCAGACACAGAGGAAACACCTG gtgagCTGTTCAAGGAAATGACAGTGGACTATGAAAGAGCAGCCAGTGAGGACAGACTAGATGAG GAGAGCACGTCCCAGCAGTGTCTGCAGCCTTCAAAGATCCATGTGCTGATCTTGGTTCTTCATGGAGGGAACATCCTGGATACAGGCGGGGGGGACCAGAGCAGCAAACAGGCTGACGTCAACACCATTAGTACGGCTTTCGACACAGTCATGCGTGTTCACTACCCTGCTGCGCTGGGACGCATCGCCATCCGCTTGGTGCCCTGCCCTGCCATCTGTGCTGAGGCCTTCTCCCTGGTGTCCAA TTTGAGTCCATACAGCTATGATGAGGGATGTCTCTCCAGCAGTCAGGACCACATCCCCCTGGCTGCTCTGCCTCTTTTGGCCACATCTGCGCCACCGTACCAGGACGCCGTGGCTACGGTCATCGTCAGAGCCAATCAGGTGTATGCAGACTTCATCAAGTCTCTGGATGGAGCAGCCTTCTCTGGCCAG GTGTGCCTCATTGGGGACTGTGTAGGAGGAATCTTAGGGTTCGATGCACTGTGCAGTAGCAATCAGACTGTTACTGAAAGTCAGAACAGCAGTCGCAGAGGTAGCGTCATCAGCGTACAG GACCAGGACCTCCTATCTCCAGGCATCATTGTCAACAGTGGCCACGGATCATCCTCCCCAACGTTGGAGGGCAGCCGCCACCTCAGCCGCAGTAACATTGACATGCCTCGTGCCGGCACAGGTGACGACACCAAGAGACAGCTGCAGCGTAAGAGAAGCGATTCGTCAACTTATGAAATGGACACGATCAAACAGCACCAAGCCTTCTTGTCCAG CTTACACTCCAGTGTCTTGCGAAGTGATGCAGCTTCACGCAGGTCCAGCAGCAGCACTATGCTAGATGGATGCTCCCTGGGGAAGTTTGACTTTGAGGTGTCCGACTTTTTCCTGTTTGGCTCTCCACTGGGCCTTGTACTTGCGCTGAGAAAAACCGTTATTCCAATGCTGGATG TGGCCCAGCTGCGTCCCGCTTGCCAGCAGGTCTACAACCTTTTCCACCCAGCCGACCCCTCTGCATCTCGCCTGGAGCCACTTCTGGAGAGGAAGTTTCATCTCCTCCCTCCCTTCAACGTGCCCCGATACCAACGCTTCCCCCTGGGAGATGGAAACTCAGCTCTGCTGG TGGAGACAGTCCAGAGCAACGCTCAGCTGCTACTTGACAGCGGGCTCCCTCTGTCCCTTCGCTGTCAGGAGACCATCAGTGAGACCTGCATCCCTGTGCCTGTGCTAAACTGGCAGGAGAGCTCCCTCAAAGCCACACCCGCCACTATGGAGT CAGATGTTGTTCAGTCTCATGGTGGTGTCTTCATGGACAGTTCGTACCCCTCATCCCCTGTAACGGGCCCCCTCTCCCGGGGCCAGCGGAGGGCCAGTGAGGTCAGCATTGCCAGCCAGGTCTCAGGAATGGCAGACAGTTACACTGCCACCAACATAGCCAACA CTAAATCATTCCAAATTAACCAAACCAAAAAGTTGAGCCTTTTGTCTCAAATTGCCTTGACATCACAAAACAAATTCTTCCTGAAAAGTCCCCCTAAGTCCCGTAAGAAAGGTGGGGCTGTCCTGACCCCGGGATCTCCTGATGCAGGTCTTGTGGCAGAGCAGGACTGTGTCACAGAGACCAGTGGCACTCTAAGTCCCGTTGACCAGTATGAGACCTGCTTGTCTGCGGGCCTGGACTGTGCTATATCTGATCTGGTCTCACTGGATTCCCAGGCTGAAGTGGAGCAAG TTGCAGCACGTTGGTGGGGTACAAAGCGGCTGGATTTTGCCCTGTACTGCCCCGATGCTCTGACTGCTTTCCCCACTGTGGCTTTGCCGCACCTCTTCCACGCATCGTACTGGGAGTCCACCGATGTTGTGTCTTTTCTCTTGAGACAG GTCATGAGGCATGAAAACTCCAGCATCCTGGAACTGGATGGGAAAGAAGTGTCTGAATTCACACCATCTAAACCTCGAGAAAAATGGCTCCGCAAGAGGACGCATGTAAAAATCAGG AACGTGACTGCCAACCATCGTGTAAATGACGCAGTGTTCACTGAAGACAACCAGCAGGTTGTAACAGGTCGCTTCATGTACGGTCCTCTGGACATGGTCACTCTAGCCGGAGAAAAG GTTGACCTCCATATTATGACTCAGCCTCCATCAGGAGAGTGGGTGTACTTCAGCACAGAGGTGACCAACAGCAGTGGGCGTGTGTCTTTTGTCATCCCAGATGACAGACGCCTGGGGATTGGAGTCTATCCTGTCAAAATGGTTGTGAG AGGTGACCACACATTTGCAGACAGCTACCTGACGGTTATTCCTCGTGGCACAGAGTTTGTGGTGTTCAGCATTGACGGCTCATTTGCTGCCAGTGTTTCCATCATGGGCAGCGACCCCAAAGTGCGGGCCGGAGCTGTGGACGTCGTCAG GCACTGGCAGGATTTAGGCTACATGATCATCTACGTGACAGGACGTCCAGACATGCAGAAGCAGCGGGTAGTGGCTTGGTTGTCTCAGCACAACTTCCCTCATGGGATTGTGTCCTTCTGTGATGGATTGGTTCACGACCCCCTCAGACACAAAGCCAACTTCCTCAAGTCCCTGACAGAG GCTCACATGAAGATTTTTGCTGGTTACGGATCAACCAAAGACATTTCAGTCTACACATCCATTGGCCTCCCTCCATCCCAAATATATATAGTTGGTAGACCTTCCAAGAAGATGCAGAACCAGTGCCAG TTCATAACAGAGGGATATGCAGCTCATTTGTCCCAGCTGGAGTACAACCACCGCTCTCGACCAGCCAAGTCCAGCAGTGCACGCATGGTGCTGCGTAAAGGCAGCTTCGGCCTGGGTGCAAACAGCGACTTCCTGAGGAAACGAAACCACCTTCTGCGCACCATCTCCTCGCAGCCGGCCCCCAGCTCTCCAACAGGCAACATCCACAACAGACCAGAGCGCACACAGAGCCAGTCTGACAGCGAGCGTCTGGAGCGGGAGCGTCTGGAGCGCACTCACAGCCATAACCAGGGAGCAACCCAGCGCAGTATGAGCATCACTGCGAGCTGCTGGGGCCGCAGCAGCAGCACGAAGCTGGAACCGGGTCTTTTCAGCCCAAAATGA